In the Leptolyngbya sp. FACHB-261 genome, one interval contains:
- the murJ gene encoding murein biosynthesis integral membrane protein MurJ — MSDVSKPARSLAGIAGIVAVATLISKLAGLVRQQVIAAEFGVGPAVDAYTYAYVIPGFLFILLGGINGPFHSSIISVLAKRPKEEAAPLVETITTLVGGVLLLVTVGLMLFAEPLIQLIAPGAPPEVRTIAVEQFRIMAPLAVFSGLIGIGFGTLNAADLYWLPSVSPMFSSGAVVVAVLLFAERFGPAVLAWGTLFGAVLQWLVQIPPQWKAGMGTLRLRFEFKRPGMGEISKLMGPATLSSGMLLINVYTSLLFASQLPVGAAAALGYAQLLVLTPLGILSNVILVPYLPIFAKAVAAGDWVELKERIRQSLVLTALTMMPLGALMSVLALPAVRVIYERDAFDLNASQLVSSVLVAYAVGMFVYLGRDVLVRVFYALGDGEMPFKVSLLGVGLNIAFCALFTKTSGAAGLALATATVNLISMAIMLRVLGKRLNGLAWQGLGWPLVGLLVGSGLTGLVGWGVLQGTQRLWGTEGLGLQLLELALAGGLGIAVFALCILPLRLPEVDMFTGRLLAKLRR, encoded by the coding sequence ATGTCCGATGTTTCCAAACCCGCCCGTTCCCTGGCGGGCATTGCCGGGATTGTTGCTGTTGCAACCTTAATTAGCAAGCTGGCAGGGCTTGTGCGGCAGCAGGTGATTGCCGCTGAGTTCGGCGTGGGGCCAGCGGTGGATGCCTACACCTATGCCTATGTCATCCCCGGCTTTCTGTTCATTTTGTTGGGGGGCATCAACGGCCCTTTCCACAGTTCGATTATTAGCGTCCTGGCCAAACGCCCCAAAGAAGAAGCAGCGCCACTGGTCGAGACGATCACCACACTAGTCGGCGGCGTTCTACTGTTGGTGACCGTGGGCTTGATGCTCTTTGCCGAACCCCTGATCCAACTGATCGCCCCCGGCGCCCCGCCCGAGGTCAGAACCATTGCGGTCGAGCAGTTCCGGATCATGGCCCCACTAGCTGTTTTCTCGGGCCTGATCGGCATTGGCTTTGGCACCCTCAATGCTGCTGACCTCTATTGGTTGCCCTCGGTCAGTCCGATGTTTTCCAGTGGTGCTGTGGTCGTGGCAGTGTTGCTGTTTGCCGAGCGCTTTGGTCCGGCAGTTCTAGCCTGGGGCACCTTGTTCGGCGCAGTCTTGCAATGGCTGGTGCAGATTCCGCCGCAGTGGAAAGCGGGCATGGGTACGTTGCGCCTGCGCTTCGAGTTCAAGCGCCCTGGCATGGGCGAAATCAGCAAACTGATGGGACCAGCAACGCTCTCGTCTGGCATGCTGCTAATCAATGTCTACACCAGTCTGCTGTTTGCCTCGCAACTACCAGTGGGAGCTGCTGCCGCCCTGGGTTATGCGCAACTGCTAGTGCTGACGCCGCTGGGCATTCTCTCCAATGTGATTCTGGTGCCCTATCTGCCGATTTTTGCCAAAGCAGTGGCGGCAGGCGATTGGGTAGAACTCAAGGAGCGCATTCGTCAAAGCCTTGTGCTCACAGCCCTGACTATGATGCCGTTAGGAGCCTTGATGAGTGTGCTGGCCTTACCAGCAGTGCGCGTGATCTATGAGCGCGATGCCTTCGATTTGAACGCATCGCAGCTGGTGTCTTCGGTACTGGTGGCCTACGCCGTGGGTATGTTCGTTTACTTGGGCCGAGATGTCCTGGTGCGGGTGTTTTACGCCTTGGGCGATGGCGAGATGCCCTTTAAGGTCAGCTTGCTAGGGGTTGGCCTCAATATTGCCTTCTGCGCTCTGTTCACCAAGACCTCAGGGGCAGCGGGTTTGGCACTGGCAACGGCAACCGTCAATCTGATCTCGATGGCGATTATGCTGCGGGTGCTGGGTAAGCGGCTGAATGGTTTGGCCTGGCAAGGCTTGGGTTGGCCGTTGGTTGGGCTTTTGGTGGGTTCAGGACTGACAGGTCTAGTGGGTTGGGGAGTTTTGCAGGGCACGCAACGGCTGTGGGGCACCGAAGGCTTGGGATTGCAACTGTTGGAGCTGGCCCTGGCAGGGGGTCTAGGTATCGCAGTGTTCGCGCTGTGCATACTACCGCTCCGCTTGCCGGAAGTAGATATGTTCACAGGTCGGCTATTGGCGAAGCTGCGGCGTTGA
- a CDS encoding Calx-beta domain-containing protein — protein sequence MSADRFDLQFDYRFDTNNWFTAERRATLEAAASVWQNIIRDEFTNIPVGTQLFVQNPQTGQTQYLTSDAEIDDLVVFVGAQNFGGPNGTLALGGSSFLAVEGTELDRRRLGADFEPWTGQITFDSTERWFFDLTPDTASDIPANSTDFLSVAVHELGHILGFSSSANAFANLTQGGYFYGSAVRALNQNNPIPLDSDLSHIREGFTINGLGEALMSPIYEPGTRTLPKALDIAVLQDIGYSVDYSSAYAIRLEGSTVVERASGSIAQFKVTLAGPSLQPITVNYATVDGTSNNNDYLASSGTLTFNPGETSKTVDVLVLDDNWNEADESFDLLLSNSTNAVIANGRATALVTDTVRSAITTTLQPGVENLTLTGAGNITGRGNANDNVLTGNSGRNALYGGAGHDRLLGFAENDTLVGGAGQDTLIGGGGQDKLFLGLDWERDTVRYVRGSGQDWVNQFRTGVGGDVLSFGNIQAVDVVRLGSSSEFRSGDGIGGNAGFGTGELLLTLNNTFFGGAHVGSNIAPAVRPAVRFW from the coding sequence ATGAGCGCTGATCGCTTCGACCTTCAGTTCGACTACCGCTTTGATACCAATAACTGGTTCACAGCTGAGCGCCGGGCAACCCTAGAGGCGGCAGCAAGCGTTTGGCAAAACATCATTCGCGATGAGTTCACCAACATCCCAGTTGGCACCCAGCTCTTTGTGCAAAACCCTCAAACGGGTCAGACACAGTACCTGACTTCGGATGCTGAAATTGATGATCTGGTCGTGTTTGTTGGCGCTCAAAATTTTGGTGGACCCAACGGCACTTTAGCCCTAGGCGGCTCTTCGTTTTTGGCGGTGGAAGGAACTGAGCTGGATAGGCGACGGCTGGGCGCGGACTTTGAGCCCTGGACCGGCCAAATCACCTTTGATTCAACCGAGCGCTGGTTCTTTGACCTCACCCCCGATACGGCGAGTGATATTCCAGCAAACAGCACTGATTTTCTCTCGGTAGCAGTACATGAGTTAGGCCATATTTTAGGCTTTTCATCTTCGGCCAATGCTTTTGCGAATTTGACTCAGGGCGGCTATTTTTACGGTTCAGCTGTCAGGGCCTTGAATCAGAATAATCCGATTCCCCTAGATTCTGACTTGAGCCATATTCGCGAGGGATTCACGATTAACGGCTTGGGTGAGGCCTTGATGAGTCCGATTTACGAGCCTGGCACTCGGACTCTGCCTAAGGCGTTAGATATTGCTGTATTACAAGACATTGGCTATAGCGTTGATTATTCATCTGCCTATGCAATAAGACTAGAGGGCAGCACGGTTGTTGAACGGGCGAGTGGTAGCATTGCCCAGTTTAAAGTCACGCTTGCAGGCCCAAGCCTTCAGCCAATTACAGTTAACTATGCAACCGTTGACGGCACCAGCAACAACAATGATTACCTTGCCAGCAGTGGCACTCTAACGTTCAATCCAGGCGAGACTAGCAAAACTGTCGATGTCTTGGTTTTGGATGACAACTGGAATGAAGCGGATGAAAGCTTCGACTTGCTTTTATCGAACTCGACTAATGCGGTCATTGCCAATGGTCGCGCCACGGCTCTTGTCACCGATACAGTGCGCTCGGCAATCACTACCACGCTTCAACCAGGCGTTGAGAACTTAACCTTGACAGGTGCAGGCAATATTACGGGTCGAGGCAATGCCAACGACAATGTTCTAACCGGCAACTCTGGCCGCAATGCGCTCTACGGTGGTGCAGGTCATGACCGGTTGCTGGGCTTTGCAGAGAACGACACCCTGGTCGGCGGTGCGGGTCAAGATACTTTAATTGGCGGCGGCGGGCAGGACAAGCTATTTCTGGGGCTGGACTGGGAGCGAGATACAGTTCGTTATGTCAGGGGCAGTGGTCAGGATTGGGTCAACCAGTTTCGCACTGGCGTAGGCGGTGATGTGCTGTCGTTTGGCAACATCCAGGCTGTTGATGTGGTTCGCTTGGGCAGCAGCAGTGAGTTTCGCTCGGGGGATGGCATTGGGGGTAATGCGGGTTTTGGCACAGGGGAATTGCTGCTGACTTTGAACAATACCTTCTTTGGTGGTGCCCATGTCGGTAGCAACATTGCTCCTGCGGTACGGCCTGCGGTTAGGTTCTGGTAG
- a CDS encoding nucleotidyltransferase family protein, translating into MTDCSHLQTILADSPVGKVLPAIAALNLPNWWLAGGAVRNTVWKSLYGTNCGLVIKDFDVAFYDANGDREQELAAKQTLAQQFPDAVFDVKNQASFAVWRAGRRPYSSTEDGVADWLHTATAVGIRLNYLGQWQFFTPYGLDDLFNGIIRPSPAHLQNPDAERKAASFLEKCPNLRLASPLN; encoded by the coding sequence ATGACCGATTGCTCACATCTCCAAACCATCCTGGCCGACTCCCCCGTGGGCAAAGTCCTACCTGCCATCGCCGCTCTGAACTTGCCGAACTGGTGGCTGGCCGGTGGAGCCGTGCGCAACACCGTCTGGAAATCCCTGTATGGAACTAATTGTGGCCTGGTGATCAAAGACTTCGATGTCGCCTTCTATGACGCCAACGGCGACCGAGAGCAAGAACTAGCTGCCAAACAAACCCTCGCCCAGCAATTTCCCGACGCAGTGTTCGATGTCAAAAACCAAGCCAGTTTCGCCGTCTGGCGTGCCGGTCGCCGCCCCTACAGCAGCACCGAAGATGGGGTTGCCGATTGGTTGCACACCGCCACTGCCGTAGGGATTCGGCTGAACTACTTGGGCCAATGGCAGTTCTTCACTCCCTACGGTCTCGATGACCTGTTCAACGGCATCATTCGCCCCAGCCCTGCCCATCTCCAAAACCCCGACGCCGAACGCAAAGCCGCCTCCTTCCTGGAAAAATGCCCTAACCTGCGTTTAGCCTCGCCCTTGAACTAA
- a CDS encoding WD40 repeat domain-containing protein has translation MVSTQTRLNPFPGLRPFEAHEDHLFFGREGQTDELLRRLRRTRFLAVVGTSGSGKSSLVRAGLLPALHSGFMTQAGSSWRVALLRPGDDPIGNLARALNQADGLGTSPLAPPLRGEGDRRLEEVSPLASGLRGEESASLGSPLVGEGDWRLETSPLAPPLRGEGERSLLALSVGELEVRAILTETTLRRGALGLVEVVQQARLPEAENLLVVVDQFEELFRFKQSSGQAAGDEAAAFVKLLLEAVGQRQVPVYVVLTMRSDFLGDCAQFRDLPEMLNDSQYLIPRMTREQRRAAITGPVAVGGAEMAPRLVNRLLNDVGDSPDQLPILQHALMRTWDYWTNHREPGEPIDLRHYEAIGGMAEALSRHADEIYNGLPDERCRKIAEKLFKCLTEKGPDGRGIRRPTRLREVCAVAEAEAAEVAAIVEDYRGPSRSFLMPPAGVVLTEDTVLDISHESLMRVWQRLNEWVDEEASSARIYRRLADTSTMYQQGTAGLGRDPELSIGLNWREQNKPNAAWAQRYNSRFEQSMQFLDASLAARDAEAAEQERSQQEELQRQREEIERQKKARKTITFALVVAVAGLVVAVGLGVVAFIQSRKAQNNEIKALSTSSEQLFSLNSGLDALIPGLKGGIQLQKAGRTADPLIRVQALVALWQVVYGTSERNRLEGHSDAVWSISWSPDGKTLASASRDKSIKLWSVETGQPLKTLSGHTATVISVSWSPDGKTLASASKDKSIKLWSVETGQPFKTLSGHTDAVGGISWSPDGKTLASASDDKSIKLWSVETGQPLKTLSGHSAAVWSVSWSPDGKTLASASKDKSIKLWSVETGQPLKTLSGHSAAVGGISWSPDGKTLASASADKSIKLWSVETGQPLKTLSGHIAEVYSVSWSPDGKTLASASNDKSIKLWSVETGQPLKTLSGHTDVVPSVSWSPDGKTLASASWDKSIKLWSMETGQPLKTLSGHSSEVWSVSWSPDGKTLASASADKSIKLWSVETGQPFKTLSGHTDAVGGVSWSPDGKTLASASADKSIKLWSVETGQLLKTLSGHTDVVYSVSWSPDGKTLASASNDKSIKLWSVETGQPLKTLSGHIAEVYSVSWSPDGKTLASASNDKSIKLWSVETGQLLKTLSGHTDVVWSISWSPDGKTLASASWDKSIKLWSVEAGQLLKTLSGHTDVVWSISWSPDGKTLASASWDKSIKLWSVEAGQLLKTLSGHTDVVWSISWSPDGKTLASASWDKSIKLWSVETGQLLKTLSGHSAEVYSVSWSPDGKTLASASADKSIILWNFDLDELLTRGCNWVQGYLKNNPNVSPEDRHMCDGIGTR, from the coding sequence ATGGTTAGCACTCAGACTCGCCTCAATCCGTTTCCGGGGCTGCGGCCTTTTGAGGCGCATGAGGACCATCTGTTTTTTGGCCGGGAAGGGCAAACGGATGAGTTGTTGCGGCGGTTGCGGCGCACCCGGTTTCTGGCGGTGGTCGGCACTTCGGGCAGTGGCAAGTCTTCGCTGGTGCGGGCGGGTTTGTTGCCAGCGTTGCACAGTGGCTTTATGACGCAGGCGGGCTCAAGCTGGCGGGTGGCGTTGCTGCGTCCCGGCGATGACCCAATTGGCAATTTGGCTAGGGCGCTGAATCAGGCGGATGGGTTGGGGACCTCTCCCCTAGCCCCTCCCCTGCGAGGGGAGGGGGACCGGAGGTTGGAGGAGGTTTCGCCTTTGGCTTCTGGCTTGCGGGGGGAGGAGAGCGCTTCCCTAGGGTCTCCCCTCGTAGGGGAGGGGGACTGGAGGTTGGAGACCTCTCCCCTAGCCCCTCCCCTGCGAGGGGAGGGGGAGCGGAGTTTATTGGCTTTGTCAGTGGGGGAGTTGGAGGTACGGGCGATTTTGACGGAGACGACGCTGCGGCGGGGGGCGTTGGGGCTGGTGGAGGTGGTGCAACAGGCCCGGTTGCCGGAGGCGGAGAATCTGCTGGTGGTGGTGGATCAGTTTGAGGAGCTGTTTCGCTTCAAGCAGAGCAGTGGGCAGGCGGCGGGGGATGAGGCGGCGGCGTTTGTGAAGCTGTTGCTGGAGGCAGTGGGGCAGCGGCAGGTGCCGGTTTATGTGGTGCTGACGATGCGCTCAGATTTTCTGGGCGATTGTGCGCAGTTCCGCGACTTGCCGGAGATGCTGAACGATAGTCAGTATTTAATTCCGCGCATGACGCGGGAGCAGCGACGGGCAGCGATTACGGGGCCGGTGGCGGTGGGTGGGGCGGAGATGGCTCCGCGTTTGGTGAATCGGTTGCTGAATGATGTGGGCGATAGCCCGGACCAGTTGCCAATTCTGCAACATGCACTAATGCGGACTTGGGATTACTGGACGAACCACCGGGAACCGGGGGAGCCCATCGATCTACGCCACTATGAGGCGATTGGTGGCATGGCCGAGGCGCTATCGCGTCACGCAGATGAGATTTACAACGGCTTGCCAGATGAACGCTGCCGCAAGATTGCTGAAAAGCTGTTTAAGTGTCTGACCGAGAAAGGCCCCGATGGGCGAGGCATTCGGCGACCCACGCGATTGCGAGAAGTGTGCGCAGTAGCAGAGGCCGAGGCGGCGGAGGTCGCTGCCATTGTTGAAGACTACCGAGGTCCTAGCCGCTCATTTCTGATGCCGCCTGCGGGTGTGGTGCTGACTGAAGATACGGTGCTGGATATCTCGCATGAGAGCTTGATGCGAGTCTGGCAGCGATTGAATGAGTGGGTGGATGAAGAGGCCAGCTCGGCTCGAATCTATCGCCGCTTGGCGGATACCTCAACCATGTACCAGCAGGGAACTGCTGGACTGGGCAGAGATCCAGAATTGAGCATTGGCTTAAATTGGCGTGAGCAAAACAAACCGAATGCCGCCTGGGCGCAACGGTACAATTCTCGCTTTGAGCAGTCGATGCAGTTTTTGGATGCAAGTCTCGCAGCCCGTGATGCTGAAGCAGCGGAACAGGAGCGAAGCCAGCAGGAGGAACTTCAGCGACAACGAGAAGAAATTGAACGCCAAAAGAAAGCCCGGAAAACCATAACCTTTGCCCTAGTGGTTGCCGTTGCTGGCTTGGTGGTTGCCGTCGGCTTGGGAGTCGTGGCTTTTATTCAGTCGCGCAAAGCTCAAAACAACGAGATCAAAGCTTTGAGTACTTCCTCAGAACAGCTTTTCTCTCTGAACTCAGGCCTCGATGCTTTAATACCTGGTCTTAAGGGCGGAATCCAGTTGCAAAAGGCGGGCAGGACAGCCGATCCTTTGATTCGAGTTCAGGCTTTGGTCGCGTTATGGCAAGTGGTCTACGGGACCAGTGAGCGCAATCGCCTAGAGGGTCACAGTGATGCGGTCTGGAGCATCAGTTGGAGTCCCGATGGCAAGACCCTGGCTTCGGCTAGTCGGGACAAGAGCATCAAGCTGTGGAGTGTGGAGACGGGCCAGCCGCTCAAGACCCTCTCTGGTCACACTGCTACGGTCATTAGCGTGAGTTGGAGTCCCGATGGCAAGACCCTAGCTTCGGCTAGTAAGGACAAGAGCATCAAGCTGTGGAGTGTGGAGACGGGCCAGCCGTTTAAGACCCTCTCTGGTCACACCGATGCAGTCGGGGGCATCAGTTGGAGTCCCGATGGCAAGACCCTGGCTTCGGCTAGTGATGACAAGAGCATCAAGCTGTGGAGTGTGGAGACGGGCCAGCCGCTCAAGACCCTCTCTGGTCACAGTGCTGCGGTCTGGAGCGTGAGTTGGAGTCCTGATGGCAAGACCCTGGCTTCGGCTAGTAAGGACAAGAGCATCAAGCTGTGGAGTGTGGAGACGGGCCAGCCGCTCAAGACCCTCTCTGGTCACAGTGCTGCAGTCGGGGGCATCAGTTGGAGTCCCGATGGTAAGACTCTGGCTTCGGCTAGTGCGGACAAGAGCATCAAGCTGTGGAGTGTGGAGACGGGCCAGCCGCTCAAGACCCTCTCTGGCCACATTGCTGAGGTCTATAGCGTGAGTTGGAGTCCCGATGGCAAGACCCTGGCTTCGGCTAGCAATGACAAGAGCATCAAGCTGTGGAGTGTGGAGACAGGCCAGCCGCTCAAGACCCTCTCTGGTCACACTGATGTGGTCCCTAGCGTGAGTTGGAGTCCCGATGGCAAGACCCTGGCTTCGGCTAGTTGGGACAAGAGCATCAAGCTGTGGAGTATGGAGACGGGCCAGCCGCTCAAGACTCTCTCGGGCCACAGCTCTGAGGTCTGGAGCGTGAGTTGGAGTCCCGATGGCAAGACCCTGGCTTCGGCTAGTGCGGACAAGAGCATCAAGCTGTGGAGTGTGGAGACGGGCCAGCCGTTTAAGACCCTCTCTGGTCACACCGATGCAGTCGGGGGCGTGAGTTGGAGTCCCGATGGCAAGACCCTAGCTTCGGCTAGTGCGGACAAGAGCATCAAGCTGTGGAGTGTGGAGACGGGCCAGCTGCTCAAGACCCTCTCTGGTCACACTGATGTGGTCTATAGCGTGAGTTGGAGCCCCGATGGCAAGACCCTGGCTTCGGCTAGCAATGACAAGAGCATCAAGCTGTGGAGTGTGGAGACGGGCCAGCCGCTCAAGACCCTCTCTGGCCACATTGCTGAGGTCTATAGCGTGAGTTGGAGTCCCGATGGCAAGACCCTGGCTTCGGCTAGCAATGACAAGAGCATCAAGCTGTGGAGTGTGGAGACAGGCCAGCTGCTCAAGACCCTCTCTGGTCACACTGATGTGGTCTGGAGCATCAGTTGGAGTCCCGATGGCAAGACCCTGGCTTCGGCTAGTTGGGACAAGAGCATCAAGCTGTGGAGTGTGGAGGCGGGCCAGCTGCTCAAGACCCTCTCTGGTCACACTGATGTGGTCTGGAGCATCAGTTGGAGTCCCGATGGCAAGACCCTGGCTTCGGCTAGTTGGGACAAGAGCATCAAGCTGTGGAGTGTGGAGGCGGGCCAGCTGCTCAAGACCCTCTCTGGTCACACTGATGTGGTCTGGAGCATCAGTTGGAGTCCCGATGGCAAGACCCTGGCTTCGGCTAGTTGGGACAAGAGCATCAAGCTGTGGAGTGTGGAGACGGGCCAGCTGCTCAAGACCCTCTCTGGTCACAGTGCTGAGGTCTATAGCGTGAGTTGGAGCCCCGATGGCAAGACCCTGGCTTCGGCTAGTGCGGACAAGAGCATCATCCTCTGGAATTTTGACCTTGATGAGCTACTGACACGCGGCTGCAATTGGGTACAGGGCTATCTGAAGAACAATCCCAATGTCAGCCCAGAAGATCGTCATATGTGCGACGGCATTGGAACACGTTAA
- a CDS encoding DUF4062 domain-containing protein has translation MDCEFRAEAQAGASEAGVRAARQVMGFENDIFISYAHIDNQPLTQGQEGWISDFHTALEIRLGQLRGERPRIWRDLKLQGNDDFGLTIVEQFPKVALLVSVLSPRYVRSEWCVRELKEFCRAAEQTGGVRVANKVRIFKVIKTPIPQEQHPEELQPLLGYEFYQVDQTGRRREFNRIFGPEAERNYWAKLDDLSQDIHQLLDTLSIDPNGPLPQVAAPTGTTIYLAETTSDLSPERDKIRRELQQRGHVVLPDQPLPYSPEFEQSVREYLARCTLSIHLVGGRYGIVPEGAERSVVVLQHQLALERDRRDPAFTRLVWMPPDAQVQEPRQAEFLQALQDDSEVLQTSLEELKTLIQDRLSLGAIAKEPMLSEAGPARVYLICDQRDLEAIEPLESYLWDQGFEVLPSLFEGDEAEVRQYHQDSLRDCDAALIYYGAGSELWLRTKLRELQKAAGYGRSSALLAKAVYVAGSETPQKQRFRTNEALVIKSFEAFSATALKPFEEQVLRDKGALR, from the coding sequence TTGGATTGCGAGTTTCGTGCGGAGGCGCAGGCCGGGGCCTCGGAGGCTGGGGTGAGGGCTGCGAGGCAAGTCATGGGCTTTGAGAACGACATCTTCATCAGCTACGCCCATATTGATAACCAGCCGCTGACGCAGGGGCAGGAGGGCTGGATCTCGGATTTTCACACGGCCCTGGAGATTCGCTTAGGCCAACTGCGCGGGGAACGCCCTAGAATCTGGCGGGATCTCAAACTGCAAGGCAACGACGACTTTGGGCTGACGATTGTGGAGCAGTTTCCCAAGGTGGCGCTGCTGGTGTCAGTGCTCTCGCCTCGCTATGTGCGCTCGGAATGGTGCGTTAGGGAGCTGAAGGAGTTTTGCCGAGCGGCTGAGCAAACGGGTGGCGTGCGGGTTGCCAATAAGGTGCGCATCTTTAAGGTCATCAAGACGCCGATCCCCCAGGAGCAGCACCCGGAGGAGTTGCAGCCGTTGCTGGGCTACGAGTTTTATCAGGTCGACCAGACAGGCCGACGGCGGGAATTTAACCGCATTTTTGGGCCGGAGGCTGAGCGCAACTATTGGGCCAAGCTGGATGATCTGTCCCAGGATATCCATCAGCTTCTAGACACGCTGAGCATCGACCCCAATGGCCCTTTGCCTCAAGTCGCTGCTCCCACTGGCACCACCATCTACCTGGCTGAGACCACCTCTGACCTTAGCCCTGAACGCGACAAGATCCGGCGGGAGCTACAGCAGCGGGGCCATGTGGTGCTGCCCGACCAGCCGCTCCCCTACAGTCCGGAGTTTGAGCAGAGCGTGCGGGAGTATTTGGCGCGATGCACGCTCTCGATCCATTTGGTTGGGGGTCGTTATGGCATTGTGCCCGAGGGGGCGGAGCGCTCGGTGGTGGTGTTGCAGCATCAGTTGGCGCTGGAGCGCGACCGCAGGGACCCAGCCTTTACGCGCTTGGTCTGGATGCCACCGGATGCCCAGGTGCAAGAGCCGCGTCAGGCGGAATTTCTCCAGGCGTTGCAGGATGACTCTGAGGTGTTGCAAACCAGCCTGGAGGAGTTGAAGACGCTGATTCAGGACCGGCTGAGCCTTGGTGCGATAGCCAAGGAGCCTATGCTGAGCGAAGCAGGGCCAGCTCGGGTTTATTTGATCTGCGACCAGCGCGACCTGGAGGCGATTGAGCCTTTGGAGAGCTATCTCTGGGACCAGGGTTTTGAGGTGCTGCCGTCGCTGTTTGAGGGAGATGAGGCGGAGGTGCGGCAGTACCACCAGGACAGTTTGCGCGATTGCGATGCGGCACTGATCTACTACGGCGCGGGCAGTGAGCTGTGGTTGCGCACGAAGCTGCGGGAGTTGCAGAAGGCGGCGGGCTATGGCCGGTCGAGTGCGCTGTTGGCAAAAGCGGTTTATGTTGCTGGGTCTGAGACGCCCCAGAAGCAGCGCTTTCGCACTAATGAGGCGCTGGTGATTAAGAGCTTTGAGGCTTTCTCGGCTACAGCCCTCAAACCTTTCGAGGAGCAAGTGCTGCGGGACAAAGGAGCGTTGCGCTAA
- a CDS encoding Uma2 family endonuclease gives MQLLRRKFTVEQYHHMAEAGILTENDHVELIKGEILEMSPIGRKHAACVARLTDLFTRRLPGVALVWPQNPIQLNDSSEPQPDVSLLQPRPDFYEAGHPQASDVFLLIEVADSTVELDRAVKLPLYAESGIPETWLVNIPEQCIEVHREPTATGYQNIQTLQRGQTLSIQAFPDVEILVDEVLG, from the coding sequence ATGCAGTTACTCAGACGCAAATTCACAGTCGAGCAATACCACCACATGGCCGAGGCTGGCATCCTCACCGAAAACGACCACGTGGAGCTGATTAAAGGCGAGATTCTGGAAATGTCCCCCATCGGTAGAAAGCATGCAGCTTGCGTTGCGCGTCTAACAGATCTTTTCACCAGACGCTTACCAGGAGTTGCCTTGGTCTGGCCCCAAAACCCTATTCAATTAAACGACAGCTCTGAGCCTCAGCCCGACGTCTCACTGCTCCAGCCCCGTCCAGACTTCTACGAAGCTGGGCATCCTCAAGCCTCAGATGTTTTCTTGCTAATCGAAGTCGCAGACAGCACCGTGGAACTTGACCGAGCCGTGAAGCTGCCTCTCTACGCAGAAAGCGGCATTCCCGAAACCTGGCTCGTCAACATTCCTGAGCAATGCATCGAAGTCCATCGCGAACCTACCGCAACAGGTTATCAAAACATCCAAACCTTGCAACGAGGCCAAACTCTATCGATTCAAGCTTTCCCTGATGTTGAAATTCTGGTAGACGAAGTGCTCGGGTAA
- a CDS encoding Uma2 family endonuclease produces the protein MSSMQTQLLTDTWIAANWDEYLQTIEAPAYEKAKAYYHDGRMRLEMAPVGSDHACDHTVIMVAISLFAALKAIPLTGRDNCTYRKIGFDDAQPDASYYIGDNADIVPWGTTIIDLDSYPAPALVIEVANTSLEDDKGEKRLLYEDLQVREYWIVDVKNVQILAFTIENNGSRRINQSMVLPGLSIPLLREALQRTRQMNQSQVVAWLLSQFQQ, from the coding sequence ATGAGTTCAATGCAAACCCAACTTCTCACTGACACCTGGATAGCCGCCAACTGGGACGAATATCTCCAAACTATTGAAGCTCCTGCCTATGAAAAAGCCAAAGCCTACTATCACGATGGCAGGATGAGGCTAGAAATGGCACCCGTTGGCTCTGATCATGCCTGCGACCACACGGTCATTATGGTTGCGATTAGTCTATTTGCGGCTCTTAAAGCAATTCCCCTGACAGGAAGAGACAACTGCACCTACCGCAAAATAGGTTTTGATGACGCTCAGCCTGATGCCTCTTATTACATTGGGGACAATGCAGATATTGTTCCCTGGGGGACTACAATTATTGACCTAGACAGCTATCCAGCACCTGCTTTAGTTATCGAAGTTGCTAATACATCCCTTGAAGATGACAAAGGGGAAAAGCGGCTTCTCTATGAAGATTTGCAGGTTAGAGAATACTGGATTGTTGACGTCAAAAATGTTCAAATCCTTGCTTTTACCATCGAGAATAATGGAAGCCGTCGAATTAATCAGTCTATGGTCTTGCCAGGGCTATCCATTCCCTTGCTGAGAGAAGCCCTACAGCGCACTCGCCAGATGAATCAAAGCCAAGTTGTTGCCTGGTTATTGTCCCAATTCCAGCAATAG